In Leptospira sp. WS58.C1, a single genomic region encodes these proteins:
- a CDS encoding general secretion pathway protein GspK has protein sequence MNSGLGLKGRRFSRRRGAIVMLLVGGIGVAALTTTLDFAERSMAEYKISQGEMSGFKASLLAKAGFQGALAALRKIPEEQLYQSGIGLNPPPVPMGGGWIYYKIQGEDGKINLNSIFNADTKELNLRNQEMAQRLLERLGMKRDLFNPVVDWLDDDSQGNFEISYYEKLNPPRKIKNGYMYSLSELTSVKGFNPKIVYGSQKPPDYEQKYSKDFMSDEEKSLIGESDFVLANNLTAFVPFQRNYDDRINLNAAPYFVLMSLSDFMNRQSVLQIMKMKIKKGGYLKEIKDLETIPEFQIPSVGGLSLYKELAGEGTDVSGGRIKTKGEIFRISAVGEVERNYNSKKSSDVMKGPKIVRRITGIFDLTNNLMLYYRED, from the coding sequence ATGAACTCAGGACTTGGGTTAAAGGGCAGAAGATTCTCCAGAAGAAGGGGAGCAATAGTCATGCTCCTAGTCGGAGGTATAGGTGTAGCCGCCTTAACTACCACCTTGGACTTTGCGGAAAGATCCATGGCAGAATATAAAATTTCCCAAGGAGAAATGTCGGGTTTCAAGGCTTCTCTTTTAGCTAAAGCCGGGTTCCAAGGAGCTTTGGCAGCACTTAGAAAAATCCCGGAAGAACAATTATACCAATCCGGGATCGGCCTAAATCCACCTCCGGTTCCCATGGGAGGTGGATGGATCTATTATAAGATCCAAGGAGAAGATGGAAAAATTAACCTGAATTCAATCTTCAATGCGGACACAAAAGAATTGAATTTAAGAAACCAAGAAATGGCTCAGAGACTTCTGGAACGTTTAGGAATGAAAAGGGATCTTTTCAATCCAGTCGTAGATTGGCTGGACGACGACAGCCAGGGAAATTTTGAAATTTCCTATTATGAAAAACTGAACCCGCCGAGAAAAATCAAAAATGGGTACATGTACTCTCTTTCCGAGCTTACTTCAGTAAAAGGATTCAATCCTAAAATTGTATATGGATCCCAAAAACCGCCTGACTATGAACAAAAATATTCAAAGGACTTTATGTCCGACGAGGAAAAAAGCCTGATCGGTGAGTCCGATTTCGTTTTGGCAAATAATTTAACCGCATTTGTCCCATTCCAGAGGAACTATGATGATAGAATCAACTTGAACGCCGCACCGTACTTCGTTTTAATGTCTCTATCCGATTTTATGAACCGCCAATCCGTTCTTCAGATCATGAAAATGAAAATCAAAAAGGGCGGTTACTTAAAGGAAATTAAGGACCTGGAGACTATTCCGGAATTCCAGATACCTTCCGTAGGCGGACTTTCCCTTTACAAAGAATTAGCTGGAGAAGGAACCGATGTTTCCGGTGGTAGGATCAAAACAAAGGGTGAAATATTCCGGATCAGCGCCGTCGGGGAAGTAGAAAGAAACTACAATAGTAAAAAAAGTTCCGATGTTATGAAAGGGCCTAAGATCGTTCGTAGGATCACGGGAATTTTCGACCTGACCAATAACCTGATGTTATATTATAGAGAAGATTAA
- the pilM gene encoding pilus assembly protein PilM, whose translation MFLYEKFLTVDYGTNSVKGVLFQRVAGNLTMLRAESMPISKMEEKEYETNVLRFINTYFAEEHAIVLSLSLDRLFVREISIPLTTEKAVREVIPFEIESRVPFPMETVEVLGSVWRIDQEKSDVITYTSHHSEFDTLASPFLDSSLVFRGIFVDSVCLGSIISKHLHKEIQFTNVAQLDIGGKKSILNVTKDGKIAHTRFLSVGGDTLTEEISKALKIPKDKAEALKTSIQFEPFHSPEDGLNLFAKEYKLKVADIKKAFSICQEFFTSLSEEVRRSFLSLEETERPEAIYLSGEGSKVRDLESFLGENLGIQARRYDFLGTDPDRFATCYGMAYHLIQSKKSKIDFLETPYVKRLNKNLFDISIFKPHIILSSVSLVLLIGVFFLGIISDKRTLAAANKVLAEKVKSSTGSSVPSNRDPLEFAKSLRDGAERKTELYRKYLSKPSVLDVLHEISLKFPDPGMQPFLFQSITYDNGSVSIQGAVNEISEIGKVQDSLARSPMFKNVKLDSNRPNFGLKTFKVSFVIKMEVTSKIEESD comes from the coding sequence ATGTTCTTATACGAAAAGTTTTTAACCGTAGATTACGGTACGAATTCCGTTAAAGGTGTACTATTCCAGAGAGTGGCAGGGAACTTGACGATGCTGAGAGCCGAGTCTATGCCTATTTCCAAAATGGAAGAAAAGGAATACGAAACCAATGTACTTCGATTTATAAACACCTATTTTGCGGAAGAACATGCGATCGTACTTTCTCTTTCTTTAGACAGACTTTTTGTGAGAGAGATCTCCATTCCGTTGACCACCGAAAAAGCGGTCCGAGAAGTGATCCCTTTCGAGATAGAAAGTAGGGTCCCTTTTCCAATGGAAACCGTAGAAGTATTAGGTTCCGTATGGAGAATCGACCAGGAAAAGTCGGATGTAATCACTTATACTTCCCATCATTCAGAATTCGACACATTAGCTTCTCCATTTCTAGATTCCAGTCTTGTATTTCGCGGGATCTTTGTGGATTCGGTCTGTTTGGGCTCGATCATCTCAAAACATTTACACAAAGAGATCCAATTTACAAATGTCGCTCAGTTGGATATCGGCGGTAAAAAGTCCATCTTGAATGTGACCAAGGATGGAAAGATCGCACATACCCGTTTTCTTTCCGTGGGCGGAGACACTCTTACGGAAGAAATTTCCAAGGCATTAAAGATCCCTAAAGATAAGGCGGAAGCATTAAAGACTAGTATCCAATTCGAGCCGTTCCATTCTCCGGAGGACGGTTTGAACTTATTCGCAAAAGAATACAAACTCAAAGTTGCGGATATTAAAAAAGCATTCTCTATCTGTCAGGAATTTTTCACTTCTTTAAGCGAAGAAGTTCGCAGAAGTTTTCTCTCATTAGAAGAAACCGAAAGACCGGAAGCTATTTATCTTTCCGGAGAGGGAAGTAAGGTCCGAGACCTGGAATCCTTCCTAGGAGAGAATTTAGGGATCCAAGCTAGAAGGTACGATTTTTTAGGTACTGATCCGGACAGATTTGCCACTTGTTACGGAATGGCCTACCATCTGATCCAATCCAAAAAATCTAAAATAGATTTTTTGGAAACCCCTTATGTAAAAAGGTTAAACAAGAACTTATTCGATATCAGCATATTCAAACCTCATATCATCCTCAGTTCGGTTTCTTTAGTATTATTGATCGGAGTATTTTTTTTAGGGATCATATCCGATAAGAGAACTCTCGCAGCCGCAAACAAAGTTTTGGCGGAAAAAGTAAAATCCAGCACAGGTTCTAGCGTTCCTTCCAACAGGGACCCTTTAGAGTTCGCAAAAAGTTTAAGGGACGGGGCGGAAAGAAAAACCGAACTTTATCGAAAGTATCTTTCTAAACCGAGTGTATTAGACGTACTACATGAGATTTCCTTAAAATTTCCGGACCCTGGAATGCAGCCCTTCCTATTTCAAAGTATCACTTATGACAACGGTTCCGTATCCATCCAAGGTGCGGTAAACGAAATCTCGGAAATAGGAAAAGTGCAGGATTCCTTGGCTCGTTCTCCCATGTTTAAAAACGTAAAATTAGACAGTAACCGTCCGAATTTCGGACTTAAAACATTTAAAGTCTCCTTTGTGATCAAAATGGAGGTGACCTCTAAAATCGAAGAGAGCGATTAA
- the gspN gene encoding type II secretion system protein GspN, translating to MARPKKIELEEEEELISNEEEEFLTMELEELPPEGLEEEETPRFSLKQKLILIGSGTVSFLLFLILLFPYENIVRQFMNSSSGQPSSVFFNELSVSVLLGKVSVKSMEIMGQSFKIRSKDAQIKAGLFSLLRKRVNGDFEIEELELDYDGQTLGNIGELEGHLRLDSLSVPASRFAGAFSLKMPEGKFGSFPNLPEIPFIGKIENFFVNKILITSKIDQGMVEFEEFIIDTSVARLDLHGNIRLSDSFSNSQLNLRACFELERNFASAAENQIIVGALDLLEKSGNGKCIPVTGSFQRPEFKIPGLNAPAGLPGAGPIP from the coding sequence ATGGCCCGCCCAAAAAAAATTGAATTAGAAGAAGAGGAAGAACTTATTTCCAACGAGGAAGAAGAATTTCTCACAATGGAATTGGAGGAATTACCTCCTGAAGGATTAGAGGAGGAAGAAACTCCTAGATTTTCCCTCAAACAAAAACTCATCTTGATCGGAAGCGGCACAGTTTCCTTTCTTCTTTTTCTGATCCTATTATTCCCTTACGAAAATATAGTCCGTCAGTTCATGAACTCCTCTTCCGGACAACCGAGCAGCGTATTTTTTAACGAATTATCCGTCTCCGTTCTACTCGGAAAGGTTTCCGTAAAATCCATGGAGATCATGGGCCAATCATTCAAGATCAGATCAAAAGACGCTCAGATCAAGGCGGGACTTTTTTCCCTACTGAGAAAAAGGGTTAACGGTGATTTCGAAATTGAGGAATTGGAACTAGACTACGACGGTCAAACTCTCGGCAACATAGGAGAGTTGGAAGGCCATTTGCGGTTGGATTCACTGAGTGTGCCTGCAAGCAGATTTGCCGGAGCATTCTCGCTCAAAATGCCGGAAGGAAAATTCGGATCCTTTCCCAATCTTCCGGAAATTCCTTTTATCGGAAAAATTGAGAACTTTTTCGTAAATAAGATACTCATCACTTCCAAAATCGACCAAGGAATGGTGGAATTCGAAGAATTTATTATAGATACTTCGGTCGCAAGATTGGATTTACACGGAAATATTCGGCTTTCCGATTCTTTCTCCAATTCCCAATTGAACCTAAGAGCCTGTTTCGAGTTAGAAAGAAATTTTGCCTCAGCGGCAGAAAACCAGATTATAGTGGGTGCATTGGATCTTCTGGAAAAAAGCGGTAATGGAAAATGTATCCCTGTTACCGGATCTTTCCAAAGACCTGAATTTAAGATCCCAGGCCTGAATGCTCCGGCTGGTTTGCCAGGGGCTGGTCCTATTCCGTAA
- a CDS encoding vitamin B12-dependent ribonucleotide reductase yields MKLNKHFTSPEKGFSKDLNWVKRNSKISNPDGSVVFEAKDILVPDQWSQVAVDILAQKYFRRKGVPKYLKKVDEKGIPEWLQRSEPDTEKLSSLKAEDRFGGESSAQEVFHRLAGCWTYWGYKYGYFSDEESARTFYEEVSFMLASQMAAPNSPQWFNTGLHWAYGIDGKSQGHFYVDPTSGKLVKSSSAYEHPQPHACFIQSVDDDLVNEGGIMDLWVREARLFKYGSGTGTNFSNLRAENESLSGGGKSSGLMSFLKIGDRAAGAIKSGGTTRRAAKMVCLDVDHPDIDRFVDWKVEEEKKVASLVTGSILNNRHLNAIMKACYEMEGEDRFEPKKNSALKKAIVEAKRVLIPDNYIKRVIDLARQGYKEILFEELTTDWQSEAYNTVSGQNSNNSVRLPNEFMNAVEQDLPWHLYNRTEKEKALKEKRAAKPAKTIRARDLWDRISFAAWSSADPGTQYHTTINEWHTCPEDGNINASNPCSEYMFLDNTACNLASANLQKFIDPETLVFDVESFRYLCRLWTIILEISVTMAQFPSREIAELSYKFRTLGLGYANLGSALMIMGIPYDSKEAMAITGAITSIMHMTAYATSAEMAKELGPFPGYEKNKKHMLRVLRNHKRAAYNVPSEDYEGLTITPVGIDPAYCPSYLLKAAQEDSDNAVSLGEAHGYRNAQVTVIAPTGTIGLVMDCDTTGIEPDFALVKFKKLAGGGYFKIINQSVPLALRKLGYSPSEIESIVNYCKGHATLNGAPVINTQSLKEKGFTNEILEKVESSLPYAFDINFAFNKFNLGENFLQKNLGIAKETYDSFTFNLLEYLGFSKDDINKANDYVCGTMTIENAPYLKEKDYPVFDCANKCGKYGKRYLSYESHIRTMAAAQPFISGAISKTINLPEDATIEDIKNAYYISWKMMVKANALYRDGSKLSQPLNSVLELLNGIELEEQEEIAEAAVAKDPSQFAEKIVYKYISHRRKLPNRRAGYTQKAVVGGHKVYLRTGEYEDGQIGEIFVDMHKEGAAFRSLMNAFAISVSLGLQHGVPLEEFVDAFTFFKFEPNGIVTGNKHIKMSTSVIDFIFRELAITYLGRYDLGQVAPEDLRGDEIGSRKSSESIQTKQTEQPPTSTVVETVPSSEPETISYSQMMRTEKPSSGIALMEEIKMARIKGYTGDSCTECGSFEMVRNGSCLKCMSCGATTGCS; encoded by the coding sequence ATGAAGCTAAATAAACATTTCACTTCACCTGAGAAGGGATTTTCTAAGGACCTAAATTGGGTTAAGAGGAATTCTAAGATCTCTAACCCTGACGGATCCGTTGTTTTCGAAGCTAAGGACATACTTGTTCCGGACCAATGGTCTCAAGTTGCCGTCGATATTCTTGCCCAGAAATATTTCAGACGTAAAGGAGTGCCGAAATACTTAAAAAAAGTAGATGAAAAAGGCATTCCGGAATGGTTACAGCGCTCTGAACCGGACACTGAAAAACTTTCTTCCTTAAAAGCAGAAGATCGTTTCGGCGGTGAGAGTTCAGCGCAGGAAGTTTTTCACCGTTTAGCGGGTTGTTGGACCTATTGGGGATACAAATACGGTTATTTTTCCGACGAAGAAAGTGCTAGAACTTTCTATGAAGAAGTCTCTTTCATGCTGGCTTCTCAAATGGCTGCTCCCAACTCCCCTCAATGGTTTAACACCGGATTACATTGGGCTTACGGGATCGACGGCAAATCCCAAGGACATTTCTATGTGGATCCTACCAGTGGAAAATTGGTAAAATCCTCTTCTGCCTACGAACATCCGCAACCTCATGCATGTTTTATCCAAAGTGTAGACGACGATCTAGTCAATGAAGGCGGGATCATGGATCTTTGGGTCCGTGAGGCTCGCTTATTCAAATATGGTTCCGGAACAGGAACCAACTTCTCCAACTTGAGAGCGGAAAATGAATCCCTTTCCGGCGGGGGAAAAAGTTCCGGTTTGATGAGTTTCTTAAAAATCGGAGACCGTGCTGCCGGTGCGATCAAGTCCGGAGGAACCACTCGTCGTGCTGCTAAGATGGTATGTTTGGATGTAGATCATCCGGATATCGATCGTTTCGTAGACTGGAAAGTGGAAGAAGAGAAGAAAGTAGCTTCTCTTGTAACCGGATCCATTCTGAACAACAGACATCTAAATGCGATCATGAAAGCTTGTTACGAGATGGAGGGAGAGGATCGTTTCGAACCTAAAAAGAACTCCGCTCTTAAGAAAGCTATTGTAGAAGCTAAGAGAGTTTTAATTCCGGATAATTATATCAAAAGAGTGATCGATCTTGCAAGACAAGGATACAAAGAGATCCTTTTCGAAGAGTTGACCACCGACTGGCAATCCGAAGCGTACAATACCGTTTCCGGACAGAACAGCAATAACTCTGTTCGTCTTCCGAACGAATTCATGAATGCCGTAGAGCAAGACCTTCCTTGGCATTTATATAATAGAACGGAAAAAGAAAAAGCACTCAAAGAAAAAAGAGCCGCTAAACCTGCAAAAACGATCCGAGCAAGAGACCTTTGGGATAGAATTTCTTTTGCAGCTTGGTCTTCTGCCGACCCAGGAACTCAATACCATACTACCATTAACGAATGGCATACTTGTCCGGAAGACGGGAATATCAACGCTTCCAACCCATGTTCAGAATACATGTTCTTGGATAATACTGCATGTAACCTGGCTTCTGCGAACTTACAGAAATTTATCGATCCGGAAACTCTTGTTTTCGACGTAGAAAGTTTCCGTTATCTTTGCCGTCTTTGGACAATCATCCTCGAGATTTCCGTGACCATGGCTCAGTTCCCTTCCAGAGAGATCGCAGAACTTTCCTATAAGTTCAGAACTCTCGGACTTGGTTACGCAAATCTTGGTTCCGCATTGATGATCATGGGAATTCCTTATGATTCCAAGGAGGCTATGGCAATTACCGGCGCCATTACTTCTATCATGCATATGACCGCTTATGCTACTTCTGCGGAAATGGCAAAGGAACTAGGACCATTCCCTGGTTATGAGAAGAACAAAAAGCACATGCTTAGAGTTCTGAGAAACCATAAAAGAGCGGCTTATAATGTTCCTTCCGAAGACTACGAAGGACTGACAATCACTCCTGTGGGAATTGATCCTGCCTACTGCCCTTCTTACCTTTTGAAAGCGGCTCAAGAAGATTCCGATAATGCGGTTTCTTTGGGAGAAGCTCATGGATACAGAAATGCACAGGTAACCGTGATCGCTCCAACCGGAACGATCGGTCTTGTAATGGACTGCGATACTACAGGGATCGAGCCTGATTTTGCTCTGGTAAAATTCAAAAAATTAGCGGGTGGCGGTTATTTCAAAATTATCAACCAATCCGTTCCTCTGGCTCTTCGTAAATTGGGATACTCCCCTTCCGAAATCGAGTCCATCGTGAACTATTGCAAAGGGCATGCTACCTTAAACGGAGCTCCTGTGATCAATACCCAAAGCCTAAAAGAGAAAGGTTTCACGAACGAGATCTTGGAAAAAGTAGAATCTTCTCTTCCTTATGCTTTCGATATCAATTTTGCATTCAACAAGTTCAACTTGGGCGAGAATTTTTTACAAAAGAATCTTGGTATCGCAAAAGAAACATACGATTCTTTCACATTCAATCTGCTCGAGTATTTAGGTTTCTCTAAGGACGATATCAATAAAGCGAACGATTATGTTTGCGGGACAATGACTATTGAGAACGCTCCTTATTTAAAAGAGAAAGATTATCCGGTATTCGATTGCGCGAACAAATGTGGAAAATACGGGAAACGTTATCTTTCTTACGAGTCTCATATCCGCACAATGGCTGCCGCTCAGCCGTTTATCAGCGGTGCGATCTCGAAAACCATCAACCTTCCGGAAGATGCAACGATCGAAGATATCAAAAACGCATACTATATCTCTTGGAAGATGATGGTAAAAGCGAATGCTCTTTATCGTGACGGATCTAAACTTTCTCAGCCTTTGAACTCTGTATTGGAACTTCTAAACGGGATCGAGTTAGAAGAACAAGAAGAGATCGCAGAGGCTGCGGTTGCTAAAGATCCTTCTCAATTTGCGGAAAAGATCGTTTATAAGTATATCTCTCATAGACGTAAACTTCCGAATAGACGTGCGGGTTATACACAAAAAGCGGTTGTGGGCGGTCACAAAGTTTATTTGAGAACCGGCGAATACGAAGACGGACAGATCGGAGAGATCTTCGTGGATATGCACAAAGAAGGTGCTGCATTCAGAAGTTTGATGAATGCATTCGCTATTTCCGTATCTTTAGGTCTGCAACACGGGGTCCCTTTAGAAGAGTTTGTGGATGCATTCACATTCTTCAAATTCGAGCCGAACGGTATCGTGACCGGAAACAAACATATCAAAATGAGTACTTCCGTGATCGATTTTATCTTCAGAGAACTTGCGATCACTTATTTGGGAAGATACGACCTGGGCCAAGTTGCTCCGGAAGACCTAAGAGGAGACGAGATAGGTTCCAGGAAATCTTCCGAGTCCATTCAGACTAAGCAGACGGAGCAGCCGCCAACTTCCACAGTAGTGGAAACTGTTCCTTCTTCCGAGCCGGAAACGATTTCCTATTCACAGATGATGAGGACGGAAAAACCAAGTTCAGGGATTGCTTTGATGGAAGAGATCAAAATGGCAAGGATCAAAGGTTATACCGGAGATTCTTGCACAGAATGCGGATCTTTCGAAATGGTAAGAAACGGTTCCTGTTTGAAATGTATGTCCTGCGGGGCAACTACAGGATGTTCTTGA
- a CDS encoding ArsR/SmtB family transcription factor: protein MDRELQIFLDAVSGESRQKILMSFHNGKERAMSDLIKDSDLGQSTISIQLTTLCRAGLLLRRKQGKEVYYRPDKVRIIAMIDKLSSFLKGCC from the coding sequence ATGGATCGGGAACTGCAAATTTTTTTAGATGCCGTTTCCGGTGAGAGTAGACAAAAAATTTTGATGTCCTTCCACAATGGGAAAGAACGCGCAATGAGTGATTTAATCAAGGATTCAGATCTTGGACAATCGACCATTTCCATTCAATTAACCACTCTTTGCCGGGCAGGCCTGCTATTACGTCGAAAACAAGGGAAGGAAGTGTATTATCGTCCCGATAAGGTTCGCATCATTGCCATGATCGACAAGCTCAGTTCGTTCTTGAAAGGATGTTGCTGA
- a CDS encoding sterol desaturase family protein, which translates to MKSKKKYHNEFRRIMRKFGFPFLLLAYSIGLSLYPSEGTLILLGFAIIGILMENWMPYHKDWRGIKNDSKLDGVFSILTMIVSVIVKGGLTVLFSQLSFGSHLWPTIPLPLSILLALLISGFGPYILHRAAHEWNDFMWQIHAVHHAPNRVYSLNAMRAHPLNAAWNVVTGLGPLLLLGADSETILIAGGLNNFFSIFNHMNIDFKNVQLSIFLNTAELHRWHHSTKKDFGDRNYSSGAITLWDHVFGSWKLPRTKFNRQDAGLYATNDFPILSLSRQLIGPLCRCL; encoded by the coding sequence ATGAAATCAAAGAAAAAATATCACAACGAATTCCGGCGGATAATGAGGAAATTTGGCTTCCCGTTTCTTCTGCTCGCTTACTCGATCGGCTTATCGCTTTATCCGTCGGAAGGAACACTCATCCTTCTTGGATTTGCGATCATCGGCATACTAATGGAAAATTGGATGCCTTACCACAAGGATTGGAGAGGAATTAAGAATGATTCAAAATTAGACGGAGTCTTCAGCATTCTTACGATGATCGTTTCTGTGATTGTGAAGGGTGGGCTAACGGTATTGTTCTCGCAATTGAGTTTTGGTTCCCATCTCTGGCCGACGATCCCGTTACCGCTTTCGATTCTTCTTGCGCTCCTGATTTCAGGATTTGGACCGTATATACTTCATCGCGCTGCACATGAATGGAACGATTTTATGTGGCAGATTCACGCGGTACATCATGCGCCAAATAGGGTGTATTCGCTGAATGCAATGCGTGCTCATCCCCTGAATGCAGCCTGGAACGTAGTCACGGGGCTTGGTCCATTACTGCTGCTCGGCGCGGATTCGGAAACAATTCTCATTGCCGGTGGCCTAAACAATTTTTTTTCCATTTTCAATCATATGAACATCGATTTTAAAAACGTTCAGCTATCAATCTTTTTGAATACTGCGGAATTACACCGCTGGCATCACTCAACCAAGAAAGACTTTGGCGATCGAAATTACAGCTCCGGTGCGATTACACTATGGGATCACGTTTTTGGTTCATGGAAACTTCCAAGAACAAAGTTCAACCGGCAGGATGCAGGGTTGTATGCGACGAACGATTTTCCAATCCTCTCCCTCTCAAGGCAGTTAATTGGTCCTCTTTGCCGGTGTTTATAG
- a CDS encoding membrane dipeptidase: MNYRSIRRSAFGFVVCTMFFAGSVSVFADPYWGSFKKDSCTSIFPGKRQYSAILYGIPSGQSWETTCANMGATINGQVFTKPSRCKNTGFNMWGEFDLIDDSCEANWSATDDGGGYNWTHKNDGCQTSGTYAGKRKYSSRIWNVVGVSWEEACAKLPLTIAGKTYTTPTRCVNTGTTGMWGEWYVADSSCESSPRAYTRGAQDSLKRTGTLSGYVDLHTHPMAHLGFGGVIFHGSPYGEPATALADCPSMSNEGHSAGHSRVEAIVKDDIIGALLSTAKHDNRGYASFPYWPANNSYTHQTMYYEWVKRAYEGGLRTMVVLAVNGDYMFGATDNGLPDIIKGIAIATDPIYDLNDMNTLRRQTQAVYDMQTWIDQKSGGAGLGWFRIVKTPAEAQTVIAAGKLAVVLGAEIDYLVDCTSTTCTDAMITQGVQEMYDAGLRYIFPIHLKTNGFGGAGLYNILGSGTKYDCKHYGQDCNVAGLTSYGPKIMKALMKKGMIIDVGHMSARSLDGALTYAEQQAYPGIVTGHTGLYDMANKGNRHEANPTGTAIKRIVALGGMIGLIAGQGNLEEVGEWRQNSDGSYIPHACGGTTQTFAQSYQYLRNLIGDQAYDGRITVGTDFNGFAHMPGPRYGTRACPGGVSTIVQPDSAKVGYPFSPDASIRKAATLSALPSLGKYSFGNRTFDFNTEGASHIGLMPDFFEDLRQQGLKRSDLEPVYRSADYFTTMWQNAVTRGASIQ, translated from the coding sequence ATGAATTATCGGTCAATACGAAGGTCCGCATTCGGCTTCGTAGTATGTACGATGTTTTTCGCAGGAAGTGTATCCGTGTTCGCGGATCCTTATTGGGGATCATTCAAGAAGGACAGCTGCACATCGATTTTCCCAGGGAAACGTCAATATTCGGCAATCTTATACGGGATTCCCTCGGGCCAAAGCTGGGAAACTACATGCGCGAATATGGGAGCAACCATTAACGGCCAAGTATTTACGAAACCTAGTCGTTGTAAAAATACGGGTTTTAATATGTGGGGAGAATTCGATCTGATCGACGATTCTTGCGAGGCAAACTGGTCTGCAACTGACGACGGTGGAGGGTATAACTGGACTCATAAGAACGACGGCTGCCAGACTTCCGGAACGTACGCGGGCAAAAGAAAATATTCTTCCCGTATCTGGAACGTGGTAGGTGTCTCCTGGGAAGAAGCATGCGCTAAATTACCTCTTACCATCGCAGGTAAAACGTATACCACTCCTACTCGTTGTGTAAATACCGGAACTACAGGAATGTGGGGTGAATGGTATGTTGCAGATTCCAGTTGTGAGTCATCTCCCCGAGCATATACAAGAGGTGCTCAGGATTCTCTCAAAAGAACAGGAACTCTTTCAGGTTATGTGGATCTTCATACTCACCCTATGGCACATCTAGGTTTTGGAGGTGTGATCTTCCATGGATCTCCATATGGAGAACCGGCAACCGCACTAGCGGATTGTCCAAGTATGTCTAATGAAGGTCATTCTGCAGGACACTCTAGAGTAGAAGCAATCGTAAAAGACGATATTATCGGAGCTCTACTTTCTACGGCAAAACATGATAATCGAGGATATGCAAGTTTCCCATATTGGCCGGCAAACAATAGTTATACTCACCAAACCATGTATTATGAGTGGGTAAAACGTGCCTATGAAGGGGGACTCCGAACTATGGTGGTCCTTGCGGTAAACGGTGATTATATGTTCGGGGCGACGGATAACGGCCTTCCGGATATTATCAAAGGTATCGCAATCGCAACGGATCCTATCTACGACCTAAACGACATGAACACTTTGCGCCGTCAAACCCAAGCGGTATACGATATGCAGACTTGGATCGACCAGAAGAGCGGAGGAGCGGGTCTTGGATGGTTCCGGATCGTTAAAACTCCTGCAGAAGCTCAAACTGTGATCGCAGCAGGCAAGCTTGCGGTCGTATTAGGTGCAGAGATAGATTATCTAGTAGATTGTACTAGTACGACCTGTACTGACGCAATGATCACTCAAGGCGTTCAAGAAATGTATGACGCAGGTTTACGTTATATCTTCCCGATCCACTTGAAAACGAACGGATTCGGCGGAGCAGGTCTTTACAATATCCTGGGAAGCGGGACAAAGTATGACTGTAAACATTACGGACAGGATTGTAACGTCGCAGGTTTAACCTCTTACGGACCTAAGATCATGAAAGCCCTGATGAAAAAAGGAATGATCATAGACGTGGGTCACATGTCCGCAAGATCCTTGGACGGAGCCTTGACTTACGCGGAACAACAGGCTTATCCGGGTATCGTTACCGGTCACACAGGCTTATACGATATGGCGAATAAGGGAAATCGCCATGAGGCAAATCCAACTGGAACAGCTATCAAACGTATTGTCGCGTTAGGTGGAATGATCGGACTGATCGCAGGACAAGGAAATCTAGAGGAAGTAGGGGAATGGAGACAAAACTCCGATGGATCCTATATTCCACATGCCTGCGGAGGAACCACACAGACATTCGCTCAATCCTATCAGTATCTCCGAAATTTGATCGGTGACCAAGCGTATGATGGGAGGATCACTGTCGGAACCGACTTTAACGGATTTGCGCATATGCCTGGACCTCGTTACGGAACCCGCGCATGTCCAGGAGGAGTTTCTACAATCGTTCAACCGGATTCGGCAAAAGTAGGATATCCTTTCTCACCGGATGCTTCCATTAGAAAAGCTGCAACTCTTTCGGCTCTTCCTTCTCTTGGAAAATACTCCTTTGGGAATCGGACTTTCGACTTCAATACGGAAGGTGCATCCCATATCGGGCTTATGCCGGACTTCTTTGAAGATTTACGACAACAAGGTTTAAAACGTTCCGATTTGGAACCTGTGTATCGTTCGGCTGACTACTTCACTACTATGTGGCAGAACGCCGTCACAAGAGGTGCGAGCATCCAATAA